In the Leptospira sp. WS4.C2 genome, one interval contains:
- a CDS encoding aminopeptidase P N-terminal domain-containing protein yields the protein MKLPDKKTKDYTGKVYRSRITNIQKKLKKGEVFLLFASSHKIRNRDVEYKFRQNSDFYYLTGITEEDSILVITNEVVGMFCLPKDKEKEIWTGIRLGKEKIKSMLGLDFSYDLTDWEKEKSAILIGNHTLYYFFGENPDRDRELITECRNLSERAREGKFGPHRIEHPNFLHEERLTKSKEEISLLKNAAEVTKLGHMRIMRESKPGMYEYELEALLDLEYLKYGSIGGGYGHIVAAGKNACILHYVSNDDILKDGDLVLVDSGAEWNYYTADVTRVFPVGKKFTEAQKTVYEIVLYAQKNAIRNSVVGTPFNEVHEKTVRFLSDCLREMGFLKGSLDEIIEKGTYRKFYMHRTGHYLGMDVHDVGRYFLEGKSRPLKDGQVVTVEPGLYFDPADETIPKEFRGIGIRIEDDILIHGKSPVNLTESIPKEISDIEALKA from the coding sequence ATGAAATTACCTGATAAAAAAACAAAAGATTATACTGGAAAGGTTTACCGCAGTCGGATTACAAACATCCAAAAGAAATTAAAAAAAGGTGAGGTCTTTTTGCTTTTTGCATCAAGCCATAAGATCAGAAATAGGGATGTGGAATATAAATTCCGCCAAAACTCAGACTTTTATTATTTAACCGGAATCACAGAAGAAGATTCTATCCTTGTCATCACAAATGAAGTGGTTGGAATGTTTTGTTTACCTAAGGATAAAGAAAAAGAAATTTGGACTGGGATTCGACTAGGAAAAGAAAAAATCAAATCGATGTTAGGTTTGGATTTTTCCTATGACCTAACGGACTGGGAAAAAGAAAAATCTGCAATTCTTATCGGGAACCACACTTTGTATTATTTTTTTGGAGAGAATCCAGACCGAGACCGAGAACTGATTACGGAATGTCGCAACCTTTCGGAAAGGGCGCGAGAAGGAAAGTTTGGTCCACACCGTATCGAACATCCCAATTTTTTACACGAAGAAAGATTAACCAAATCGAAAGAAGAAATCTCCCTCCTCAAAAATGCAGCAGAAGTGACTAAACTTGGTCATATGCGCATTATGCGAGAAAGTAAACCGGGAATGTACGAATACGAGTTGGAAGCACTTCTCGATTTGGAATATCTAAAGTATGGATCCATCGGTGGTGGGTACGGTCATATCGTTGCTGCAGGCAAAAACGCATGTATCCTTCATTATGTAAGTAACGATGACATTCTAAAGGATGGGGATTTGGTTCTTGTGGATTCGGGTGCAGAATGGAATTATTATACAGCTGATGTGACCCGGGTTTTTCCAGTCGGAAAAAAATTCACCGAGGCTCAAAAGACAGTGTATGAAATTGTTCTTTATGCGCAAAAAAATGCAATTCGTAATTCTGTGGTCGGAACTCCCTTCAATGAAGTTCATGAAAAAACAGTTCGTTTCCTCTCCGATTGTTTGCGAGAAATGGGTTTTTTAAAAGGGAGTTTAGACGAGATCATCGAAAAGGGAACCTACAGAAAGTTCTATATGCATAGAACAGGCCATTATCTGGGAATGGATGTCCATGATGTGGGAAGGTATTTTTTAGAAGGAAAATCAAGACCACTGAAAGATGGTCAGGTGGTCACCGTGGAACCTGGACTGTATTTTGATCCGGCAGATGAGACCATACCTAAAGAATTTCGAGGGATTGGAATCCGTATTGAAGATGACATTCTGATTCATGGAAAATCACCGGTCAACCTAACCGAATCCATCCCGAAAGAAATTTCCGATATTGAAGCGTTAAAGGCATAA
- a CDS encoding M20 family metallopeptidase yields MKVYPKERKEEMVRYRRTFHQFPELKYEERETASFVQAHLESLGFQVESGIAETGLVALFDSGIPGNTVLVRADMDALPIHEENTHEYKSKTPGKMHACGHDGHTSILMALSSELKTAFSEFVPKGRVLLCFQPAEEGGSGADRMIASGILDRYQVDSVFALHVWNHIDLGKVGVVNGTMMASVDEFKITVNGTSGHGAMPQHTVDPIVVGSYLVTTLQTLVSRNVDPLEPCVVTVGSFHSGNAFNVIPETATLHGTVRTYSKSVYEMIPKRMESLVEQVAAGFGAKIDFEYNRVDKPTINDPAMADIVRTAAKNVLGEDSLTEENTRTMGGEDFSAFLMERPGCYFFIGSRNESKGLVHPHHSSFFDFDEDALPIGLAVMKEVIKTYLLNSK; encoded by the coding sequence ATGAAAGTTTATCCCAAAGAGCGAAAAGAGGAGATGGTTCGTTACAGACGGACCTTCCACCAGTTCCCAGAACTCAAATATGAAGAAAGGGAAACTGCTTCGTTTGTCCAGGCTCATCTAGAATCTTTAGGATTTCAGGTGGAATCGGGGATTGCGGAAACTGGCCTTGTGGCTCTTTTTGATTCAGGCATTCCAGGAAATACTGTCCTTGTACGTGCTGATATGGACGCCCTTCCCATCCATGAAGAAAACACCCACGAATACAAAAGTAAAACCCCCGGAAAGATGCATGCCTGTGGCCATGATGGACATACAAGCATCCTTATGGCCCTTTCTTCCGAACTAAAAACTGCATTTTCAGAATTTGTCCCGAAAGGTCGTGTCCTCCTCTGTTTCCAACCCGCTGAAGAAGGTGGCTCGGGAGCCGATCGTATGATTGCCTCAGGAATTTTAGATCGGTACCAAGTGGATTCCGTCTTTGCCCTTCATGTTTGGAATCATATTGATCTCGGCAAAGTTGGCGTTGTGAACGGAACCATGATGGCTTCGGTGGATGAATTCAAAATCACAGTCAATGGGACCTCTGGCCATGGAGCTATGCCCCAACATACGGTAGATCCCATTGTCGTTGGTTCCTATTTGGTAACCACCTTACAAACATTAGTGTCTCGAAACGTTGATCCATTAGAACCTTGTGTAGTGACCGTGGGATCCTTTCATTCAGGAAATGCTTTTAATGTGATTCCCGAAACCGCCACTCTTCACGGAACTGTAAGAACCTATTCCAAGTCAGTTTATGAAATGATTCCGAAACGGATGGAGTCACTTGTAGAACAAGTTGCCGCTGGCTTCGGTGCTAAAATTGACTTTGAGTACAATCGCGTCGACAAACCCACCATCAATGATCCTGCAATGGCTGATATCGTAAGAACCGCCGCAAAGAATGTTCTCGGAGAAGATTCACTTACAGAAGAAAATACTCGGACCATGGGAGGTGAAGATTTTTCTGCTTTTCTTATGGAACGCCCTGGCTGTTATTTTTTTATCGGATCTAGAAATGAATCCAAGGGACTTGTTCACCCGCACCATAGCTCTTTTTTTGATTTCGATGAAGATGCCCTTCCCATTGGCCTTGCCGTCATGAAAGAAGTCATCAAAACCTACCTTTTAAATTCTAAATAA
- the waaF gene encoding lipopolysaccharide heptosyltransferase II — MPEKILIIQTAFLGDLILSTSFFHAVKTEHPGAEVHVLVNSGTETVLDNNPDITKVWSLDKKRIKKNPFAFLHFAGLLKKEEFSKVYSAHFSFRSSLLSYLTKAPIRIGYKESGFSFLHTKTVQRPKQGPHEVEKLFSLLFEEYDFPIGRERRPYLYPGATEEESFFIKKKEILSNEEGYILIAPSSLWETKRMPEEKFVSVITQILRKRKETVILIGSKADLEIESTIFRLMKTEPLQLRERSRLLSLIGKTSLKELMVWIEKSKAIISNDSSPIHFASAFNTPTVMLYGATIPAFGYGSLSDKHKIMEVQGLICRPCGIHGGRICPEGHFRCMMDQNPVRIFEALEEVIKP, encoded by the coding sequence ATGCCCGAAAAAATACTGATCATCCAAACAGCCTTCCTCGGAGACCTAATCCTATCGACTTCGTTTTTCCATGCTGTGAAAACGGAACATCCGGGAGCGGAAGTACATGTGTTAGTGAATTCTGGCACCGAGACTGTATTGGACAATAACCCCGATATAACAAAGGTTTGGTCTTTGGATAAAAAACGGATTAAAAAGAATCCGTTTGCGTTTTTACATTTTGCTGGTTTATTAAAAAAGGAAGAATTTAGTAAGGTATACTCAGCCCATTTTTCTTTTCGATCCAGTTTGTTATCTTATTTAACAAAAGCTCCCATTCGAATCGGCTATAAAGAGTCGGGTTTTTCTTTTTTACATACGAAGACTGTACAAAGACCCAAACAAGGCCCTCATGAAGTAGAAAAACTATTTTCCCTATTATTTGAAGAATATGATTTTCCAATTGGAAGAGAAAGAAGACCTTATTTATATCCTGGCGCAACCGAAGAAGAATCCTTTTTCATAAAAAAGAAAGAAATCTTATCCAATGAAGAGGGTTATATTTTAATTGCACCATCTTCTCTTTGGGAAACGAAACGAATGCCGGAAGAAAAATTTGTAAGTGTAATCACGCAAATCCTTCGCAAACGAAAAGAAACAGTCATTCTAATTGGTAGTAAAGCAGATTTAGAAATTGAAAGTACAATCTTTCGACTCATGAAAACCGAACCTTTACAACTTCGGGAACGCAGTCGTTTGTTATCTTTGATTGGTAAAACAAGTTTAAAAGAGCTTATGGTTTGGATTGAAAAATCCAAAGCCATCATTTCCAATGATTCCAGTCCGATTCATTTTGCTTCCGCCTTTAATACGCCCACTGTGATGTTGTATGGAGCAACGATTCCCGCTTTTGGATATGGAAGTCTTTCTGATAAACATAAAATTATGGAAGTCCAAGGTCTAATTTGTAGGCCTTGCGGGATCCATGGAGGTCGGATTTGTCCTGAAGGACATTTCCGTTGTATGATGGATCAAAACCCTGTTCGTATCTTTGAAGCCCTAGAGGAAGTCATCAAACCATGA
- a CDS encoding TolC family protein, with protein MQLSQWENGNTIPDSLQSASNGQRKLRLTISQAIEQVIENNTIVQNAKLEIVKADSPEWKNESKFSWKALASIQSAKQLFPDNRNNIFAGTIRSQDKISAGIEKQFKTGTYFKTEISTIRYDVNAFESSNSQTAGFASLLAAPPMYTGALSATLSQELLKYGFGKNEEDKEKLLKNQTLLLRENYINILTQLVVKILVDYWSLSIVDSRIATYEKVSKNTEEIRRLTVRKTGLGLSEGFEVNQWNQAYLRTQSLLEKAKVDRIEAERNLVRILNVDAGSSIEGVTDLSETLPTGIDLKADKEYALSHRTDYLILKREREIAKLALNTALAEDDPSLLATFSYSSIGQNFLSPQDNFIARQRGITSFNYPQIVAELKMSYPLWDLGIKAGIRDAETNLKVNEMKIQNLEQEITQEIDNRHEALIASHSLLKDLMKTRRETEIFYNGLMERFRQGRYTAVNVKNALDSLANVELAVTQAKINFNINLVRYELAKNALFEKYGLDLYSILEEVEKRAKQETDKL; from the coding sequence ATGCAACTTTCCCAGTGGGAAAACGGCAATACAATCCCAGATTCTCTCCAATCGGCGAGCAATGGTCAAAGAAAACTACGCCTCACCATTTCACAAGCAATCGAACAGGTGATTGAAAACAATACAATTGTTCAAAATGCAAAATTGGAGATTGTGAAAGCAGACAGTCCCGAATGGAAAAATGAATCCAAATTCAGTTGGAAGGCATTGGCAAGTATCCAATCAGCTAAACAACTTTTTCCCGATAACCGAAACAATATCTTTGCCGGAACCATTCGTTCTCAAGATAAAATCTCTGCTGGGATCGAAAAACAATTCAAAACCGGAACTTATTTCAAAACAGAAATCAGCACCATTCGTTACGATGTGAACGCTTTTGAATCTTCAAATTCACAGACCGCTGGATTTGCAAGTCTGCTTGCAGCTCCTCCAATGTATACGGGTGCTCTTTCTGCTACACTTTCTCAAGAACTCCTCAAATATGGATTTGGCAAAAACGAAGAAGACAAAGAAAAACTTCTCAAAAACCAAACCTTACTTTTACGAGAAAACTATATCAATATCTTAACTCAACTGGTAGTAAAGATTCTCGTCGATTACTGGTCCCTTAGCATTGTGGATTCGCGCATTGCTACTTACGAAAAAGTTTCTAAAAACACCGAAGAGATCCGTCGTCTGACCGTACGCAAAACGGGTCTTGGACTTTCAGAAGGATTTGAAGTCAACCAATGGAACCAGGCCTATTTACGAACTCAGTCATTACTCGAAAAAGCAAAAGTAGATCGTATTGAAGCCGAAAGAAATTTAGTTCGGATTCTCAATGTAGATGCAGGCTCTTCCATTGAAGGAGTTACAGACTTAAGTGAAACCTTACCTACAGGAATCGATTTAAAAGCTGACAAAGAATATGCACTTTCCCATAGGACAGATTATCTCATCTTAAAAAGAGAAAGAGAAATTGCCAAACTTGCTTTAAACACAGCTCTTGCAGAAGATGATCCTTCTCTCCTTGCCACGTTTTCTTATAGTTCGATTGGGCAAAATTTCCTTTCCCCTCAGGACAATTTTATTGCTCGTCAAAGAGGAATTACCTCTTTCAATTACCCGCAAATTGTAGCTGAGTTAAAGATGTCTTATCCTCTCTGGGATTTAGGGATTAAAGCGGGAATTCGAGATGCAGAAACCAATCTCAAAGTAAACGAGATGAAAATTCAAAACTTGGAACAAGAAATTACCCAAGAAATTGACAATCGCCATGAGGCACTGATTGCAAGCCATTCCCTTTTGAAAGACCTAATGAAAACCCGCAGAGAAACAGAAATCTTTTATAATGGGCTTATGGAACGATTTCGCCAAGGCCGTTATACGGCTGTTAATGTAAAAAATGCCCTGGATAGTTTGGCAAACGTGGAGCTTGCTGTAACACAAGCAAAGATCAATTTTAATATTAATTTAGTTCGTTATGAGTTGGCAAAAAATGCTCTTTTTGAGAAATATGGACTCGATCTCTATTCTATCTTGGAAGAAGTCGAAAAGAGAGCCAAACAAGAAACTGACAAATTATGA
- a CDS encoding MarR family winged helix-turn-helix transcriptional regulator, whose translation MTRELPKRFRSVRYFDRISSEIAEIVRLEMEKLGYPGLTTSHFEILTFLLRSSVPINMTQIAKTIEKTKPTCTVLVNRLVKEGLVERNPSPSDGREWALLLSKDGKKIRQKIVTISAKLLSLQTWGISKENEDILYPILDQIYKHIRNKKES comes from the coding sequence ATGACTAGAGAACTTCCCAAACGGTTCCGATCGGTTCGTTATTTTGATCGGATCAGTTCCGAAATTGCAGAAATTGTACGTTTAGAGATGGAAAAGTTAGGTTATCCTGGACTGACCACTTCCCATTTTGAGATCTTAACTTTTCTTTTGCGAAGTTCTGTCCCTATCAATATGACTCAAATTGCCAAAACCATAGAAAAAACAAAGCCAACGTGCACCGTACTTGTCAATCGTTTGGTAAAGGAAGGTCTTGTGGAAAGAAATCCTTCTCCAAGCGATGGAAGGGAATGGGCTCTTTTGTTATCAAAGGATGGGAAAAAAATTCGCCAAAAGATAGTTACGATTTCGGCAAAACTTCTTTCCTTACAAACCTGGGGAATCTCAAAAGAAAACGAGGATATTTTGTATCCTATCCTCGATCAAATTTACAAACACATACGAAATAAAAAAGAAAGTTAA
- a CDS encoding enoyl-CoA hydratase/isomerase family protein: MISFEEVDGTGFIRLGINDKNSFSNESFLALKKAIQSAKESNSKVIVLKSDSPGSFSLGLDLTTVSTMDMSKDLAPFLSLFYENLKGLYTLPVPTIAEISGHALGYGAMLALVCDYRFVTEDIRFGLPEVKIGIQVPSFIYALMGEAVGYDAAKRHVLLGDAFKAKEMPTLFEEIVETEEDLKKKSKSLQTKLKKNSLSAMKDTKSGILSVQKNLLALIETDIKATIQSIQSKDAQEGISASVQVRRPVFTS, translated from the coding sequence ATGATTTCATTCGAAGAAGTAGACGGAACCGGTTTTATCCGATTAGGAATCAATGACAAGAACAGTTTTTCTAACGAATCGTTTTTGGCATTGAAAAAGGCAATCCAATCGGCAAAGGAATCTAATTCCAAAGTTATTGTTTTAAAAAGTGATTCGCCTGGTAGTTTTTCTTTGGGCCTTGATTTAACGACTGTCAGTACGATGGATATGTCGAAAGACCTTGCACCTTTTTTAAGTCTGTTTTATGAGAATTTAAAGGGATTGTATACACTTCCTGTTCCCACCATTGCGGAAATTTCTGGTCATGCTCTCGGTTACGGTGCGATGTTGGCCCTTGTTTGCGACTACCGTTTTGTCACAGAAGACATTCGTTTTGGATTGCCGGAAGTAAAAATTGGAATCCAAGTTCCTTCCTTTATTTATGCACTCATGGGAGAAGCTGTAGGATATGATGCAGCAAAAAGGCATGTTTTATTAGGTGATGCTTTCAAAGCAAAAGAGATGCCCACTTTGTTTGAAGAGATTGTCGAAACAGAAGAAGATTTAAAGAAAAAATCTAAGTCTTTGCAAACTAAACTAAAAAAGAATTCTCTATCTGCCATGAAGGATACAAAATCAGGAATTTTGTCTGTCCAAAAAAATCTATTGGCGCTGATTGAAACAGATATCAAGGCAACCATCCAAAGTATCCAATCCAAAGATGCGCAGGAAGGAATTTCCGCTTCTGTGCAAGTAAGAAGACCTGTTTTTACTTCTTAA